The following nucleotide sequence is from Salvia splendens isolate huo1 chromosome 2, SspV2, whole genome shotgun sequence.
TAACTTGATTTACCGTATCACGTTTTAGTTAGTCAAGCATAAATTTACCTTATACCAACATTTGAATCAAATTACTTAAATATGATTTACCATATCACTTTTTAATAATTGAGATATATATTTCGGCCTGAGGATCTTAATTAAGTTAATATCGTGAAACATGCTACAtgtttattactattatttatgcATTATAATTACGTTATTGTTTCATTATAAACATATCATATCTAATTAAGTTAATTTAACATATTATTAGACTTTTATGAAATCGATTTTGACATTCATATATCAATAAATTAGTTATTTTTGGCTTCTAAATTGATTTTATTAATACCGTATTCGAGATTTAACCCTCATTGATAATCGGATGTTCAAATTCATCTATTATAATTGTATCATCGTTTCATTATCGATTGTGCATTTTTTCATCATATGTATAATTTGTTGGGGGTacttgtttttataattttttccaTTACAATTATATGATTTTAGTACTCCTAATTTTTAATACTCCTATTGTATCCTTTATAGCACTGAATTATATTCTTATCCATCCTAAAACTAATCATTACCTACAGAGATCCTATGGAAAAAAACGGTACAAAagtaaatattcatattttatcaatatGATCCTTTCATCtaaattaatcttatttttatttatgaaaattttcattatattttatctcatactttattctcttttttttttcaatagaACTCAACAGTTTCATTCATAGTTTctctatgaaattaattaaaattgaattacaTGTCAACTAGTACTGCACAACTTTAAAAGGTGGACATTCCACTGTACAAATATTCTTACAAGTAGCTTTTGTTTTTTAGCAATGTTAAATTAGTTGCATATCTGCCACAAGTTCAAATTAATCTACAGAAATTCGAATCATATAAACACTGATCATTCAGTAGTCCTCCATCTGCTGAGATGGTGGAGGGCTTGTCCTCGTCTTCTTCGCACCTGTCCAAACAACTCACACAGTTCATAATCACAGTAAAGAATaggttcttgcaaaaccagtcTTACCTCGTATCTCTACTTCTCTCCATTCTTGGACGAGCGCGCAGCAACAACACATAAAATGCGACAAGCAATCATCAAACCAACCACCCTGCAAGGAGTTAGAGCTTGATGCCTCCATTATCTTGCATAGACATAGCATAGAATATAACAATGAGCGAGTTACGCACCCTGATGTTCAGAGTTCGTCGAAGCTTTCTTCTTAGACAACATGTGTAGCAACAACATGATAGTATCATGGAATAGGCCATTATCTCATTACAAGCATCTGATGAGGCTGTCAAATGATAAATTCGGAGTACTTAATACTTTCCGTATGCAATTACAATTATCAGAAGAATGCTACCGCAATCATTCAAAATGCCGTAGATGTACTCACATATATCCTCACTAGTTGCCACGGATGCTATCTTTGAAATCGTATCGCAAGGATAAACAAAGGTCTTTACACCTGCCATCACATTTTCAAAATGTCATCTCATATACTACGATGACAAGTACTACCTCAAACAAAGAAGCCTTCATCTCTATGCAAATCAAACTGAAGCTACATTCTGCTCTATTTGTGCACAATTTCTATGACAAGATAATGCAATGATGAGGAGAGAACATACACAAGGAAGGTTCTGAACAGCAGCCGAGTAGATCTGCATGCCATTCGTCTTGCCAAACTGGTACCTTGGTTGAAATTATGTTATCCCCAGAGGATAATGCAGCTTCTCTACAAGCAGATATGTTGAAACAAATGACTCAAGTTAAGCAACGgggataaaaaaaatcagattgtCAAAGTGAGAAAAGAAAATGGTACTCCATGCAATGGCGCAAGACGAACCTTGAGCTCTTTGAAGTATCATATTTTCTTGAATCATCCTCATTGGCAAGATGCTCATGGTCTGAGGCTGACATCTCGGAAACTTTATGTGGCGAGTTTTTCTCTGCCACAGCTGCAGTTTCAGTTACCTCTAGTAGACGCTCAATTACATGACAGTGGCTCACGTCCATATTAGATTGTGAATGATGAAGCTCCGCTTCAAGCTTCTCATGTTCTTTCTGTAGTGCCTTGTCAAAAGGCAAATTTGGATAAGAACAAGAAATGCTTTTCTTCAAGACTACCATGTCGTTTTCAGAAATCGCAACTTGAACTTTTCTGTCATCTTCGTCTAATGTGTACTCGCGCTGATCCATCTGGATTTCTTCAATCCTCTCCTGTGTATGTTAAGACGATAAG
It contains:
- the LOC121759161 gene encoding protein MID1-COMPLEMENTING ACTIVITY 1-like produces the protein MRSTTTFSKTQLSCGVGGVNLFYNSCDEAHNRRWLFKRVLNVEKEELPFSHGTASHFHPLLLHFLFNIHKSLSLFSSYIFKEISTKMSAWDHFGEAANIIQLTGLNGVALVGLIVKAANRARMHKKNCKEFAQHVKLIGNLLEQLKISELKRYPETREPLEQLEDALRRAYLLVNSCQERSYLYLMAMGWNIVYQFRRAQEEIDRYLRIIPLIALLDNTRVKERIEEIQMDQREYTLDEDDRKVQVAISENDMVVLKKSISCSYPNLPFDKALQKEHEKLEAELHHSQSNMDVSHCHVIERLLEVTETAAVAEKNSPHKVSEMSASDHEHLANEDDSRKYDTSKSSREAALSSGDNIISTKVPVWQDEWHADLLGCCSEPSLCVKTFVYPCDTISKIASVATSEDISSSDACNEIMAYSMILSCCCYTCCLRRKLRRTLNIRGGWFDDCLSHFMCCCCALVQEWREVEIRGAKKTRTSPPPSQQMEDY